In Aquimarina sp. TRL1, a single window of DNA contains:
- the accD gene encoding acetyl-CoA carboxylase, carboxyltransferase subunit beta, translated as MAWFKRTQKGIQTATEDKKDVPKGLWYKSPTGKIVDAEQLEKNFYVSPEDGYHVRIGSKEYFEILFDDNNFEELDKNLTSKDPLKFEDKKKYPDRLKEAQKKTNLKDAVRTAVGKSNGNDLVIACMDFAFIGGSMGSVVGEKIARAADHSLKNNIPLLIISKSGGARMMEAALSLMQLAKTSARLAQLADAGIPYISLCTDPTTGGTTASFAMLGDINIAEPGALIGFAGPRVVRDTTGKELPEGFQTSEFLLEHGFLDFITPRHELKKKINLYLDLVLNRPLSQN; from the coding sequence ATGGCTTGGTTTAAGAGAACGCAAAAAGGGATACAAACCGCTACAGAAGACAAAAAAGATGTTCCTAAAGGACTTTGGTACAAATCTCCTACAGGAAAAATTGTAGATGCAGAACAGCTAGAAAAAAACTTCTATGTTAGTCCGGAGGATGGATACCACGTAAGAATAGGAAGTAAAGAATATTTCGAAATATTATTTGACGATAACAATTTTGAAGAGTTAGACAAAAACTTAACTTCTAAAGATCCTCTTAAATTCGAAGACAAAAAGAAATACCCAGATCGATTAAAAGAAGCACAAAAGAAAACAAACCTAAAAGATGCTGTAAGAACAGCCGTAGGAAAATCCAATGGTAATGATTTGGTGATCGCTTGTATGGATTTTGCTTTTATTGGAGGTTCAATGGGAAGTGTTGTTGGTGAAAAAATCGCTCGTGCTGCTGATCACTCATTAAAAAACAACATTCCACTGCTTATCATCTCCAAATCAGGAGGTGCCAGAATGATGGAAGCTGCGCTTTCCTTAATGCAGCTAGCTAAAACTTCTGCCAGACTTGCTCAGTTAGCAGATGCAGGAATTCCATACATTTCACTATGTACAGACCCGACAACAGGAGGAACTACTGCTTCATTCGCTATGTTAGGAGATATTAACATTGCAGAACCCGGAGCACTTATTGGATTTGCTGGTCCACGCGTAGTAAGAGACACTACCGGAAAGGAACTTCCAGAAGGCTTTCAAACTTCTGAATTCCTGTTAGAACATGGATTCTTAGATTTTATCACCCCTAGACATGAATTAAAGAAAAAAATTAACTTATATCTGGATTTGGTATTAAACAGACCACTAAGTCAAAACTAA
- the rpsO gene encoding 30S ribosomal protein S15, with amino-acid sequence MYLTKETKEEIFAKHGKGKADTGSAEGQIALFTYRITHLTEHLKKNRKDFNTERSLVKLVGKRRDLLDYLKKKDIMRYRAIVKELGLRK; translated from the coding sequence ATGTATTTAACAAAAGAAACGAAAGAAGAGATTTTCGCAAAACACGGTAAAGGAAAAGCAGATACAGGATCTGCAGAAGGTCAAATCGCTTTATTTACCTACAGAATTACTCACTTAACCGAGCACTTAAAAAAGAACAGAAAAGATTTTAACACTGAGCGTTCTCTAGTAAAGTTAGTAGGTAAGCGAAGAGATCTACTTGATTACCTAAAGAAGAAAGATATCATGAGATATCGTGCGATTGTAAAAGAATTAGGTTTAAGAAAATAA
- the fbaA gene encoding class II fructose-bisphosphate aldolase, with the protein MSHNIKPGVVTGDQVQEVFKHAKANNYALPAVNVIGSSSINAVLETAAELNSPVIIQFSNGGAQFNAGKGLSNENQKSAIAGAVAGAKHVHLLAEAYNVPVILHTDHCAKKLLPWIDGLLDAGEQFYKETGKPLYSSHMIDLSEEPLEENIEICKQYLERMSKMGMTLEIELGITGGEEDGVDNTDVDDSKLYTQPEEVAYAYEELSKVSPRFTVAAAFGNVHGVYKPGNVKLTPKILKNSQEFIADKYGVENNHIDFVFHGGSGSSLEEIREAIGYGVIKMNIDTDLQFAYNEGIRDYMNNKIEYLKTQIGNPDGPEEPNKKYYDPRKWLREGEVTFTNRLKKAFEDLNNVNTL; encoded by the coding sequence ATGAGTCACAACATCAAACCAGGAGTTGTAACGGGAGATCAGGTTCAAGAAGTTTTTAAACATGCTAAAGCCAACAATTATGCTTTACCAGCAGTAAATGTAATTGGTTCTAGTTCTATCAATGCTGTTTTAGAAACCGCTGCTGAACTAAACTCCCCGGTAATTATTCAATTCTCTAACGGAGGGGCACAGTTTAACGCCGGAAAAGGATTGTCTAATGAAAACCAAAAATCAGCAATAGCAGGAGCTGTTGCAGGAGCGAAACACGTACATTTACTTGCAGAAGCATATAATGTCCCTGTAATTTTGCACACGGATCATTGTGCAAAAAAATTATTACCATGGATCGATGGTTTATTAGATGCCGGAGAACAGTTTTATAAAGAAACTGGAAAGCCGCTATACAGTTCTCACATGATTGACTTATCAGAAGAACCACTGGAAGAAAACATAGAGATCTGTAAGCAATATCTGGAGCGTATGAGTAAAATGGGGATGACCCTGGAAATTGAATTGGGAATCACAGGAGGAGAAGAAGACGGAGTAGACAACACTGATGTTGACGACTCTAAATTATACACTCAGCCAGAAGAAGTTGCTTATGCATATGAAGAGCTAAGTAAAGTGAGTCCTCGTTTCACCGTTGCCGCTGCTTTTGGAAATGTCCATGGAGTTTACAAACCTGGAAATGTAAAACTCACACCAAAAATCTTAAAAAATTCTCAAGAATTTATTGCTGATAAATACGGTGTAGAAAACAATCATATTGACTTCGTATTCCATGGTGGAAGTGGTTCTTCGCTAGAAGAAATCAGAGAAGCAATTGGTTATGGAGTTATAAAAATGAATATAGACACCGACCTTCAATTTGCATATAATGAAGGAATTAGGGATTATATGAATAATAAAATAGAGTATTTAAAAACTCAGATTGGAAACCCGGATGGTCCGGAAGAACCAAACAAGAAATATTATGATCCGAGAAAATGGCTAAGAGAAGGAGAAGTTACTTTTACGAATCGCCTGAAAAAAGCTTTTGAAGATCTTAATAATGTGAATACATTATAA
- a CDS encoding porin family protein produces the protein MKRLFFVITTLFCIHNSSAQLFSKEKVQNLQNFDKPRLSWGYILGLNSYNFDFDYTADASANDIMVDKTVGFNVGLLGNMRINDYLDLRLEPMVTFTQRNLTYTGPEFTTLSESTREVKSTYVHIPLLLKVSTKRLNNFKPFIVGGISTSINLSSNEDNPDDNSLNQFRTTTNTNYYEIGFGIDFFLYYFKFTPSIRGVFAMSDELVRDNDPNSPYTSTIDKMSTRGIFINFTFQ, from the coding sequence ATGAAAAGATTATTTTTCGTCATTACCACTCTATTTTGCATCCACAATAGCAGTGCACAACTATTCTCTAAAGAAAAGGTTCAAAACCTCCAAAATTTTGACAAACCCAGATTAAGCTGGGGATACATCTTGGGTCTTAACAGCTATAACTTTGATTTTGATTATACTGCGGATGCTTCTGCCAATGACATCATGGTAGATAAAACAGTAGGATTTAATGTCGGACTTCTTGGGAATATGCGGATTAATGATTACTTAGATTTACGTCTGGAGCCAATGGTTACTTTTACACAAAGAAACCTCACCTATACAGGTCCTGAATTTACTACATTATCAGAATCTACAAGAGAAGTAAAGTCTACTTACGTTCATATTCCTTTGTTACTAAAAGTATCCACTAAAAGATTAAACAATTTCAAACCTTTTATTGTCGGAGGTATTTCTACTTCTATCAACTTATCCAGTAACGAAGATAATCCAGACGACAATAGTCTTAATCAGTTTAGAACCACTACAAACACCAATTATTACGAAATTGGTTTTGGTATTGATTTTTTCCTGTATTATTTCAAATTCACTCCATCAATTCGAGGTGTTTTTGCTATGTCTGACGAACTTGTAAGAGATAACGACCCTAATAGTCCTTACACCTCTACTATTGATAAGATGTCGACAAGGGGAATTTTTATCAATTTCACTTTTCAATGA
- the ubiE gene encoding bifunctional demethylmenaquinone methyltransferase/2-methoxy-6-polyprenyl-1,4-benzoquinol methylase UbiE, which produces MSEKITPYKDVNRTKKEQVTEMFDTISNTYDGLNRVISFGIDIKWRNKVVNLVKSISPERILDVATGTGDLAINLCKTGASEIIGLDISPGMLSVGKNKIKAKKLDSTISMVQGDSENLPYPDNHFDAITVAFGVRNFENLEKGLSEILRVLKPKGIFVVLETSVPTKTPYKQGYKLYTSKILPLIGRIFSKDKSAYSYLSESAAVFPHGETFNNILRKIGFIEVNSIPQTMGVATIYTARK; this is translated from the coding sequence ATGTCAGAAAAAATAACACCATACAAGGACGTTAACAGAACTAAAAAAGAACAAGTTACCGAAATGTTTGACACCATCTCTAATACATATGATGGATTAAACAGAGTCATTTCTTTTGGTATTGATATAAAATGGAGGAATAAAGTTGTTAATTTAGTTAAAAGCATTTCTCCCGAAAGAATTCTGGATGTAGCAACAGGAACTGGCGACCTAGCCATTAACCTGTGCAAAACAGGAGCTTCTGAAATTATTGGACTTGACATTTCTCCGGGAATGCTTTCTGTTGGAAAAAACAAAATCAAGGCAAAAAAATTAGACAGCACAATCTCGATGGTTCAGGGAGACAGTGAAAATCTTCCATACCCCGATAATCATTTTGATGCTATAACTGTAGCTTTTGGCGTTCGAAATTTCGAAAACTTAGAGAAGGGATTATCTGAGATTCTCAGAGTTCTGAAACCAAAAGGAATTTTTGTGGTACTCGAAACTTCTGTCCCTACAAAAACCCCATACAAGCAAGGATATAAGCTTTATACATCCAAAATCCTTCCACTCATAGGACGTATTTTTTCTAAAGACAAATCTGCTTATTCATATCTAAGTGAAAGTGCAGCAGTTTTCCCACATGGAGAAACGTTCAACAATATTTTGAGAAAAATTGGGTTTATAGAAGTTAACAGTATCCCTCAGACAATGGGAGTCGCAACAATTTACACAGCAAGAAAATAA
- a CDS encoding RNA methyltransferase, which translates to MLSKSQKKLIKSLYQKKYRKQHKMFVVEGKKGIQELLQARWELHALYSTEEKFFEVPAEKFFAVSENELKQISFLTTPQVALAVFYMPDDVTTSGKGLVVALDDVRDPGNLGTIIRLCDWFGVRELVCSEKTVDCFNPKVIQATMGSITRVCIVYSDLQKYLSTCVDRGIPVMGAFMEGDNVYKTELPVNGVLVMGNEANGVSEETEKIIRQKIAIPQFGQGQKTESLNVATATAILLSEFKRGGNI; encoded by the coding sequence ATGCTTAGCAAAAGCCAAAAGAAATTAATAAAAAGCTTATATCAAAAAAAGTACCGTAAACAACATAAGATGTTTGTTGTTGAGGGGAAAAAAGGGATTCAGGAGTTGTTACAGGCTAGATGGGAGTTACATGCACTGTATAGTACAGAAGAGAAATTTTTTGAGGTTCCTGCAGAGAAATTTTTTGCAGTAAGTGAGAATGAATTGAAACAAATAAGTTTTTTGACTACTCCGCAAGTAGCATTGGCTGTTTTTTATATGCCTGATGATGTAACGACATCTGGAAAAGGACTTGTAGTAGCATTAGATGATGTTCGTGATCCGGGAAACCTGGGGACAATTATCAGATTGTGTGACTGGTTTGGAGTGAGAGAGTTGGTGTGTTCGGAAAAGACAGTAGATTGCTTTAATCCTAAGGTAATTCAGGCTACTATGGGGTCTATTACACGGGTGTGTATTGTGTATTCGGATTTGCAGAAATATTTGAGTACGTGTGTTGATAGGGGGATTCCTGTGATGGGAGCCTTTATGGAAGGAGATAATGTATATAAGACAGAATTACCTGTTAATGGAGTGTTGGTGATGGGAAATGAAGCAAATGGCGTTTCTGAAGAGACGGAGAAAATTATTCGTCAAAAAATAGCAATTCCTCAGTTTGGTCAGGGACAAAAAACAGAGAGTCTAAATGTCGCAACAGCTACGGCTATTTTGCTAAGCGAGTTTAAACGTGGGGGTAATATATAG
- a CDS encoding BamA/TamA family outer membrane protein, translating to MKKILTKILFISVTFIFFISCSAIKNIPEDDFLLSKNEIFEDSIKTNKSSLYNQLYQTPNEKILGIPFRLHIYNSAAKNPDSLFNQWLYKKPNREKKLAEFISQKQVNRLRESYTGFNNWLKRTGEPPTIIDSSKIKRSLKKLESYYWNHGWFNIKTDYSISKKEKQRANISYFMSPGQPYFLDSIQAKIESPIADSLYQSTKNQSKIVSGKQYKTKDVETERERLTSFFRNSGLYNFEKEFIKFDADTVNTNHKVNLNLLINNRQVTHGNSSRKIPFKIHKISKVNIFTDYKYQYRNLTPKDTVQYKGYNIYSYDKLRYTRKAITNSVLITPGEIFRDIDRTLTYNQISNLKTFKYPNIRYSLDPNDPSGSSLIANVLLTPKKKYSTNIEFDVSTSSIQAFGIGFGGSFLIRNVFRGAETLELSARGSIGSSKDASVDTDDTFFNISEVQTDLRLSFPKILFPIKTSGIIRKYMSPTTNLVFGMSIQKNIGLDKQNASGIFNYIWRPSKSINNQIDLVNIQYVRNLNNSNYFNVYSNSYDQLNFFAKNDETYFNANRDNTQIFTPDNDLTIPDGANHFILTANSDNTNLTGLSDNDKQEVQNIGERKERLTEDNLIFASSYTIAKNTKNGLHDEDYYRWRFKFELAGNVLQTISNASGLTKNDNERFEIFGVEFSQYAKAETSYIKHWSISPNNNKVIAFRAFGGIAIPYGNANSIPFARSFFAGGPNDNRAWLAYRLGPGTSQSTSEFNEANMKLAFNLEYRYTILGALKGAFFIDAGNIWNVEDSVEKEEAIFSKIDNLQDIAVGSGLGLRYDFDFFVLRFDLGFKTFNPANNEDQRWFKGYNFSKAVYNVGINYPF from the coding sequence TTGAAAAAAATCCTGACAAAAATATTATTTATATCTGTAACATTTATTTTTTTCATCTCTTGTAGTGCAATTAAAAATATCCCGGAGGATGATTTTTTATTATCCAAGAATGAAATTTTTGAAGACAGTATAAAAACTAATAAGTCATCTTTATACAATCAATTATACCAAACACCAAACGAAAAAATATTAGGAATCCCCTTCCGGCTACACATTTATAATTCGGCAGCGAAAAATCCTGATTCTTTATTCAATCAATGGCTATACAAAAAACCGAACAGAGAAAAAAAATTAGCTGAATTTATCTCTCAGAAACAAGTCAACAGACTACGAGAGAGTTACACTGGCTTCAATAATTGGCTTAAAAGAACCGGAGAACCCCCTACTATTATAGATAGTTCTAAAATAAAACGTTCCTTAAAAAAACTAGAATCGTACTACTGGAATCACGGGTGGTTCAACATAAAAACAGATTACTCAATATCTAAAAAAGAGAAACAAAGAGCAAATATCTCTTATTTTATGTCACCGGGACAACCTTATTTCCTAGACTCTATACAAGCAAAAATCGAGTCTCCTATCGCAGATTCCCTATATCAGTCGACTAAAAACCAATCGAAAATAGTTTCAGGAAAACAGTACAAAACAAAAGATGTTGAAACCGAAAGAGAACGACTTACTTCTTTCTTCAGAAACTCAGGGCTTTATAATTTCGAAAAGGAATTCATCAAATTCGATGCTGACACTGTAAACACCAACCACAAGGTAAACTTAAACCTGTTAATTAATAACCGGCAGGTAACTCATGGCAATTCCTCCAGAAAAATCCCTTTCAAAATTCACAAAATCAGTAAGGTAAATATTTTCACTGACTACAAATACCAATACAGAAATCTTACCCCAAAAGACACTGTCCAATACAAAGGATACAATATCTATAGTTATGATAAATTGCGATATACCCGAAAAGCAATTACCAATTCTGTACTTATTACTCCCGGAGAGATATTCCGAGATATTGACAGAACTTTGACATACAACCAGATCAGTAACTTAAAAACATTCAAATATCCAAACATCCGATATTCACTTGACCCAAATGACCCTAGCGGAAGCAGTCTAATTGCAAATGTATTACTTACACCAAAGAAAAAATACAGTACTAATATAGAGTTTGACGTATCTACCTCTTCTATTCAGGCTTTTGGTATTGGTTTTGGAGGATCTTTCCTGATCAGAAATGTTTTTAGAGGTGCAGAAACACTGGAATTATCTGCAAGAGGAAGTATTGGCTCCTCTAAAGATGCTTCTGTAGATACCGATGATACTTTTTTTAATATCTCAGAAGTACAAACAGATCTGAGATTATCTTTCCCAAAAATACTATTCCCTATAAAAACCAGTGGGATTATCAGAAAATACATGTCCCCCACCACTAACCTTGTTTTTGGTATGAGTATTCAAAAAAACATCGGTTTAGATAAGCAAAATGCATCCGGTATATTCAATTACATATGGCGCCCCAGCAAAAGCATCAACAATCAAATAGATTTAGTAAACATACAATATGTAAGAAACCTTAATAACAGTAATTATTTTAATGTTTATAGTAATTCCTATGACCAATTAAACTTTTTCGCCAAAAATGATGAAACCTATTTCAATGCAAATCGGGACAACACTCAAATTTTCACTCCAGATAACGACCTAACAATTCCCGATGGAGCCAATCATTTTATCCTTACGGCGAACTCAGACAACACAAACCTGACAGGCTTAAGTGACAATGACAAACAGGAAGTGCAAAACATTGGAGAAAGAAAAGAAAGACTCACTGAAGACAACTTGATATTTGCCTCCAGTTACACCATTGCCAAAAACACTAAAAACGGATTACACGATGAGGATTACTACCGCTGGCGATTCAAATTTGAGCTTGCTGGTAATGTTCTCCAGACCATTTCTAATGCTTCAGGGCTCACTAAAAATGACAATGAACGTTTTGAAATATTTGGAGTAGAATTTTCGCAATACGCCAAAGCAGAAACCAGCTATATTAAACATTGGTCGATTAGCCCCAATAATAATAAAGTAATTGCCTTTCGGGCTTTTGGAGGAATCGCTATTCCCTACGGAAATGCTAACAGCATTCCTTTTGCTCGAAGTTTTTTTGCCGGAGGTCCTAATGACAATAGAGCATGGTTAGCTTACCGGCTAGGTCCCGGAACCAGTCAAAGCACCAGTGAATTTAATGAAGCTAATATGAAACTAGCCTTTAACCTCGAATATCGATATACTATTTTAGGAGCCCTTAAAGGAGCCTTTTTTATCGATGCAGGAAACATCTGGAACGTAGAGGATAGTGTAGAAAAAGAAGAAGCTATCTTTTCCAAGATTGACAACTTACAGGATATTGCGGTAGGAAGTGGTTTAGGGCTTCGTTACGATTTTGACTTTTTTGTGTTGCGTTTTGATTTAGGATTTAAGACCTTTAACCCCGCAAATAATGAAGACCAAAGATGGTTTAAAGGATATAATTTTTCAAAAGCAGTATATAATGTCGGTATCAATTACCCTTTTTAG
- a CDS encoding TrkH family potassium uptake protein — MAKLNYKIISHIMGLLLLCNGGFMMLSTIISFIYKDGVTIEIMLASMATMFIGIVLMFLTRGHQKKINKREGYIVVTFGWIFMSLSGSLPYLFSGAIPSFTNAFFETISGYTTTGATILNNIEAMPKGVLFWRSLTHWIGGMGIIVLAIAILPLLGIGGMQLFAAEAPGPNTDKLHPRITDTAKRLWYIYVGYTAAETLLLKLAGMSFFDAINHALSTLSTGGFSTKDKSVAYWNDQPVIQYIIMLFMFLAGMNFVLSYFGFKGKLNKIYKDEEFRWYVIFVTSFTLIATLIIYFKADVSVSSIDHPMVWGEAESSFRHALFQVLSVITTTGFVSADFTLWTPFLKVLFFGLMFLGGSAGSTSGGMKVVRHLITIRNGVLEFKRTLHPNAILPVRYNKRAVSKEIVFNVIAFFILYMLAFIIGALVLGALGIDFETAIGGAASSLGNVGPAFGALNPVSNFDVLPSVGKWWCSFLMLIGRLELFTVLILLTPFFWRNR, encoded by the coding sequence ATGGCCAAATTAAACTATAAAATAATCTCTCATATAATGGGGCTTTTATTGCTCTGTAATGGAGGTTTTATGATGTTGTCAACAATCATTAGTTTTATTTATAAAGATGGAGTGACAATTGAAATTATGTTGGCGTCAATGGCGACAATGTTTATTGGTATTGTTTTGATGTTTTTGACTCGGGGTCACCAAAAGAAAATAAATAAAAGAGAAGGGTATATTGTGGTTACCTTTGGATGGATATTTATGTCGCTTAGCGGTTCACTTCCTTATTTGTTTTCCGGAGCAATTCCTTCTTTTACAAATGCCTTTTTCGAGACAATTTCGGGATATACTACAACAGGAGCTACAATTCTTAATAATATAGAAGCAATGCCTAAAGGAGTATTGTTTTGGAGAAGTCTTACGCATTGGATTGGAGGAATGGGGATTATTGTATTGGCAATAGCAATACTTCCGTTGTTAGGGATTGGAGGAATGCAGTTATTTGCAGCAGAAGCTCCAGGACCAAATACCGATAAATTACATCCAAGAATAACAGATACAGCAAAGCGATTGTGGTATATATATGTAGGATATACTGCGGCAGAAACCTTATTGCTTAAGTTGGCGGGGATGAGTTTTTTTGATGCGATTAATCATGCATTAAGTACATTGTCCACTGGAGGGTTTTCTACGAAAGATAAAAGTGTAGCATACTGGAATGATCAGCCAGTTATACAGTATATCATAATGTTATTTATGTTTCTGGCAGGGATGAATTTTGTTTTGAGTTATTTTGGTTTTAAAGGAAAACTGAATAAGATTTACAAAGATGAAGAGTTTAGATGGTATGTTATTTTTGTAACGTCTTTTACATTAATAGCGACGCTTATTATTTATTTCAAAGCTGATGTTTCTGTGTCTTCTATTGATCACCCTATGGTGTGGGGAGAAGCAGAAAGCTCATTTCGTCACGCATTGTTTCAGGTGTTATCGGTAATTACCACTACAGGTTTTGTATCGGCGGATTTTACGCTTTGGACTCCATTTCTCAAAGTGTTGTTTTTTGGGCTTATGTTTTTAGGAGGATCGGCAGGTTCTACCTCTGGAGGGATGAAAGTTGTTCGGCATTTAATAACGATTCGAAATGGAGTATTAGAGTTTAAACGAACATTACACCCTAATGCAATTTTACCGGTTCGTTATAATAAAAGAGCTGTCTCTAAAGAAATTGTATTTAATGTGATCGCCTTTTTTATACTGTACATGCTGGCCTTTATTATAGGGGCATTAGTGTTAGGTGCGTTGGGGATAGATTTCGAAACGGCTATTGGAGGAGCGGCTTCTTCTTTAGGAAATGTAGGACCGGCGTTTGGGGCGCTTAATCCTGTAAGTAATTTTGATGTGTTGCCATCGGTCGGAAAATGGTGGTGTTCCTTCCTGATGCTGATTGGTAGGTTAGAGTTGTTTACAGTCCTAATCTTACTAACTCCGTTTTTCTGGAGGAATCGTTAG
- the trkA gene encoding Trk system potassium transporter TrkA, whose product MKIIIAGAGEVGFHLAKLLSYESQDITLIDTNKDCLNYADTHLDIRVLKGDATSISILREAGVENVDMVIAVTASETVNITVCVLAKQLGAMRTIARISNAEFIEKKDEVGFIKFGIDELISPEALAASEIELLLNQSAFNDSYEFEGGVLTMFGTVLSESALFVGKTVKEAAEVYPKLQFMPIAIQRSGTQYTIIPRGDTKFKEGDQVYFVTSIGGVEELYKLTGKVKEQVRNVMILGGSKIGYKSSRDLCDHKFRVKLIEKNKEKAFDLADELPNALIINGDGRNVELLEEEGISDMDAFIAVTGNSETNIMSCLVAKSKGVRKTIALVENMDYFQLSHSIGIDTLINKKLLAANNIFRFIRKGEVVAMTKLNNMNAELLEFIVKPTSEVSNNSIRDLDFPRSAIIAGVVRNGEGIIPQGDFYIQAGDRIVVCCLPKSIKKIEKLFL is encoded by the coding sequence ATGAAAATTATTATTGCCGGAGCGGGTGAAGTAGGTTTTCATTTGGCGAAATTACTTTCGTATGAATCTCAGGATATTACGTTAATAGATACGAATAAGGACTGTCTTAATTACGCTGATACGCATCTTGATATTCGAGTTCTTAAGGGGGATGCTACTTCTATTTCTATTCTAAGAGAAGCAGGAGTAGAAAATGTAGATATGGTTATAGCAGTTACTGCTAGTGAAACTGTCAATATTACTGTTTGCGTTTTAGCAAAACAGTTGGGAGCTATGCGTACGATAGCGAGAATTTCTAATGCAGAATTTATAGAAAAGAAAGATGAGGTTGGGTTTATTAAGTTTGGAATTGATGAACTGATTTCACCAGAAGCATTAGCTGCCAGCGAAATAGAATTGTTGCTTAATCAATCAGCATTTAATGATAGTTATGAGTTTGAAGGGGGGGTGCTAACCATGTTTGGAACAGTACTTTCAGAATCAGCTCTTTTTGTAGGAAAAACCGTAAAGGAAGCTGCAGAGGTGTATCCGAAATTGCAATTTATGCCTATTGCAATACAACGTTCAGGAACTCAGTATACGATTATTCCCCGAGGAGATACAAAATTTAAGGAAGGAGATCAGGTGTATTTTGTGACCTCTATCGGAGGTGTTGAAGAATTATATAAGTTGACCGGGAAAGTGAAAGAGCAGGTGAGGAATGTTATGATTCTCGGAGGGAGTAAGATAGGATATAAGTCTTCTCGAGATTTGTGCGATCATAAATTCAGGGTGAAACTTATAGAGAAAAATAAAGAGAAAGCGTTCGATCTTGCAGATGAATTGCCGAATGCATTGATAATAAATGGAGATGGAAGGAATGTAGAGTTGTTAGAAGAGGAAGGGATCAGTGATATGGATGCCTTTATTGCTGTTACAGGAAATTCAGAAACTAATATTATGTCTTGTTTGGTAGCCAAGTCAAAAGGTGTTCGAAAGACGATTGCTTTGGTGGAAAATATGGATTACTTTCAATTGTCACACTCTATCGGAATTGATACCTTGATAAATAAAAAGTTATTAGCTGCAAATAACATTTTTAGGTTTATAAGAAAAGGAGAAGTGGTAGCAATGACCAAACTCAATAATATGAATGCAGAGCTTCTGGAATTTATTGTAAAACCTACTTCAGAAGTTTCTAATAATAGTATCAGGGATTTAGATTTTCCGAGATCCGCAATTATAGCAGGTGTAGTGAGAAATGGAGAAGGGATTATTCCTCAGGGGGATTTTTATATTCAGGCAGGAGACCGAATAGTAGTCTGTTGTTTGCCAAAATCTATTAAGAAAATAGAAAAGCTTTTTCTGTAA